The Conger conger chromosome 15, fConCon1.1, whole genome shotgun sequence genome contains a region encoding:
- the LOC133111714 gene encoding uncharacterized protein LOC133111714 encodes MASYTLLLLLASCCGALASHFYSGVLTFTPKGKNPDGSFRVEFRYKRTFHVCYQGNTWQCSNGNCGNIDRFELGEVDRSPTGVSYRSQGWCQSEAVMTRNIPNNKPFEMRKSGCCWIYNSLSSGAPWRLLTHVDLGIRSDTQEPNRSPVTTILPFIRIPQNCHRTLYLLAHDPDKDQVRCRYGNSHSNECYYCYQHPGFHLDQNACTLSNKNTASQSVHAFEIVLEDYPRQQITLSYTDGTMSIKSPLVTRHKRSYGHMVTAAPTAGWWWNQPNTTPTPHWGSHHQNTPSPWWWNQPNTTPIPYWRSHHQNTPSPWWWNQPNTTPTPHWRSHHQNTPSPWWWNQPNTTPTPHWKSHHQNTPSSWWWYQPTTTRSTTQPTTTTLALTTTSHGPSTGPLSKIPLHFAIQVDPPVYSCTAGLILPQLLYPTPRNGEILNASVNQELEIRLKAAATQSWMNNFIISGPLNITKYNTINGSVGESLIRWTPTENDFGDQVPICFIAESLSGSRIFHSEMRCIIVIVGHTYGNANVVCNETTMTVEVEKASIIGLHEDHLRLIDPSCTPISNGTHVIAAVSLSSCGTELEEDADNLIFKNEIMSFDNIGDVITRKHQVEIGFSCTYPKKGRVSLEFRAHKIPYVFTEKGFGKFTYQFEFFHSNLFNRMVDTDSYPVEVALQEMLYMEIKATSSIANTKVFVESCRATPVDDPNYHIFYDIFGNGCSLDETVVVYPSNPSEFKFGIEAFKFIGQHEEVFISCSVILCVAGDPTTRCSQGCINATAAPVVHHHHRRAVATESVRHSISQGPLRIKRTTDITVSNMGLNMNLVFIAAVLLVVVATVCGAVIYTVKRPKVKYQPLPSTDF; translated from the exons ATGGCTTcctacacactgctgctgctcctggccTCATGTTGTGGGGCTCTGGCCTCCCACTTCTATAGTGGAGTCCTGACCTTCACTCCGAAAGGAAAGAACCCAGATGGATCGTTCAGG GTGGAATTCCGCTACAAGCGCACTTTTCATGTCTGCTATCAGGGGAACACCTGGCAGTGTTCCAATGGAAACTGTGGGAACATCGATCGATTTGAATTAGGTGAAGTGGATCGCAGTCCTACTGGAGTCAGTTATAGATCACAAGGGTGGTGTCAGTCTGAGGCAGTAATGACAAGAAATATTCCAAACAACAAGCCTTTTGAAATGCG GAAATCTGGGTGTTGTTGGATTTATAATTCACTCAGCAGTGGTGCACCATGGAGGCTTTTGACACATGTGGACCTTGGGATCAGGTCCGATACACAGGAGCCCAACAGATCTCCAGTGACAACAATTCTGCCTTTCATCCG GATACCTCAGAACTGTCATAGGACATTATACCTGCTGGCTCATGACCCTGATAAGGACCAAGTTAGATGCAGATATGGCAATTCTCATTCCAATGAGTGCTATTACTGCTACCAGCATCCAGGATTCCACCTGGATCAA aatgcttGCACGTTGTCTAACAAAAACACTGCCTCTCAAAGTGTTCATGCCTTTGAGATTGTCCTGGAGGATTACCCCAGACAACAAATCACTCTGTCTTACACCGATGGTACAATGTCCATCAAGTCTCCACTAGTTACAAGACACAAGAGGTCCTATGGGCATATGGTTACAGCAGCCCCTACAGCAGGATGGTGGTGGAACCAGCCCAAcactacacccacaccacactgGGGGAGCCATCACCAGAACACACCTTCCCCCTGGTGGTGGAACCAGCCCAACACTACACCCATACCATACTGGAGGAGCCATCACCAGAACACACCTTCCCCCTGGTGGTGGAACCAGCCCAAcactacacccacaccacactgGAGGAGCCATCACCAGAACACACCTTCCCCCTGGTGGTGGAACCAGCCCAAcactacacccacaccacactgGAAGAGCCATCACCAGAACACACCTTCCTCCTGGTGGTGGTACCAACCCACGACCACACGTTCAACAACCCAGCCCACTACAACCACCCTTGCTCTGACAACAACATCCCATGGTCCCTCTACTGGTCCATTGAGCAAAATCCCTCTGCACTTTGCGATTCAAG TTGACCCACCAGTGTATTCCTGTACCGCGGGACTAATTCTGCCCCAGTTGCTGTACCCAACTCCAAGAAATGGAGAAATCCTCAATGCCTCTGTCAATCAGGAACTGGAAATTAGGCTCAAAGCTGCAGCAACACAATCATG GATGAACAACTTTATCATCAGTGGTCCTCTGAACATCACAAAGTACAACACTATCAATGGATCAGTTGGAGAATCTCTAATCAGGTGGACACCAACTGAAAATGACTTTGGTGATCAAGTTCCCATTTGCTTTATTGCAGAGAGTCTATCGGG GTCCAGAATCTTTCATTCTGAAATGAGATGCATCATTGTCATTGTTGGACACACATATG GGAATGCCAATGTGGTTTGTAATGAGACCACAATGACAGTGGAAGTGGAGAAGGCCTCAATAATTGGACTTCATGAAGATCACCTACGTCTCATTGATCCATCCTGCACCCCCATCTCCAATGGCACCCATGTGATCGCTGCCGTGTCCCTTAGCTCCTGTGGAACTGAACTGGAG GAGGACGCTGACAACctgattttcaaaaatgaaattatgtcATTCGACAACATTGGTGATGTCATTACCAGGAAACACCAGGTGGAGATTGGGTTCTCATGCACGTACCCCAAGAAGGGACGCGTGTCTCTGGAGTTCCGTGCACACAAGATTCCTTACGTGTTCACGGAAAAAGGGTTTGGAAAGTTCACCTACCAGTTTGAGTTCTTCCACAGTAACTTGTTCAACAGAATGGTGGACACAGATTCCTACCCTGTAGAGGTGGCACTGCAAGAGATGCTCTACATGGAAATCAAAGCTACTTCCTCTATTGCCAATACTAAAGTCTTTGTGGAGTCCTGCAGAGCAACCCCCGTTGATGACCCCAACTATCACATTTTCTATGACATATTTGGAAATGG CTGCTCTTTGGACGAGACGGTGGTGGTCTATCCAAGTAACCCTTCAGAATTCAAATTTGGAATTGAGGCTTTCAAATTCATTGGACAACATGAGGAG GTCTTCATAAGCTGCTCAGTCATCCTGTGTGTGGCAGGGGACCCCACCACCAGATGTTCTCAGGGTTGCATCAATGCCACAGCTGCCCCCGTTGTACATCATCACCACAGGAGGGCTGTTGCcacagagagtgtgagacacTCTATTTCCCAGGGGCCTTTGCGTATAAAGAGGACCACAGATATCACAG TTTCCAACATGGGCTTGAACATGAACCTGGTTTTCATTGCTGCCGTTCTCCTGGTTGTGGTTGCcactgtgtgtggagctgtgatTTATACAGTAAAGAGGCCAAAAGTCAAATACCAACCACTTCCATCTACTGACTTCTGA